Proteins encoded in a region of the Candidatus Margulisiibacteriota bacterium genome:
- the metG gene encoding methionine--tRNA ligase: MTEKFYLTTPIYYVNDIPHIGHSYTTIAADVLARYKRSRGVETYFLTGTDEHGQKVWKVADTKGVGAKEFVDSIVPRWKKAWETLNISNDDFIRTTDERHEKTVQAIFSRLLKQGDIYKGEYSGWYCVTCETYWPEAELKEDMEGRKLCPDCGRQTEMLKEESYFFKLSKFQEPLLRHIEAQPDFIKPDSRRNEVIQFIKQGLHDLSVTRTAFPWGVVVADDPKHVVYVWFDALINYISAIGYLQDDQKFNKWWPADVHIMGKEIVRFHAVTWPCILMALGLPLPKKVFGHGWWTVEGAKMSKSKGNVVDPIALAEKYGVDVVRYFILREVAFGADGDFSYDSLVNRYNADLANDLGNLLSRTLTMIEKYFEGKVPTMAGSGDDLTQELAKLTEKTPALVDQAMNELAFSDALAAIWQLISQANVYIEKQAPWGLAKRGEIEKLAQVMATLFNVLKTTAELLSPFMPATSGKIKSQLNLGGDKVAKGEVLFPRLQK; the protein is encoded by the coding sequence ATGACGGAAAAATTCTACCTGACTACCCCGATCTACTATGTCAACGATATCCCGCATATCGGGCATTCCTACACGACCATTGCCGCCGATGTCCTGGCCAGATATAAAAGGAGCCGGGGGGTTGAAACCTACTTCCTGACCGGAACCGACGAGCACGGGCAAAAGGTCTGGAAAGTGGCCGATACTAAGGGGGTAGGGGCGAAAGAGTTTGTGGATAGTATTGTTCCCCGCTGGAAAAAGGCCTGGGAGACCCTCAATATCAGCAACGATGATTTTATCAGGACGACTGACGAGCGCCATGAAAAGACCGTCCAGGCGATCTTCAGCCGCTTGCTTAAGCAAGGCGATATCTATAAAGGGGAATATTCCGGTTGGTATTGTGTGACTTGCGAGACCTACTGGCCCGAGGCCGAACTTAAAGAGGATATGGAAGGGCGGAAGCTCTGCCCCGATTGCGGCCGCCAAACCGAAATGCTGAAGGAGGAAAGCTATTTTTTCAAGCTTTCCAAGTTTCAAGAACCGCTCCTCCGGCATATTGAGGCTCAACCGGACTTTATAAAACCTGATTCCAGGCGGAATGAAGTAATTCAGTTTATCAAACAAGGGTTACATGACCTCTCCGTTACCCGGACCGCTTTCCCTTGGGGAGTGGTCGTAGCGGATGACCCAAAACACGTCGTTTACGTCTGGTTTGATGCCTTGATCAATTATATTTCCGCCATTGGCTACCTACAGGACGATCAGAAGTTCAATAAATGGTGGCCGGCTGATGTCCATATCATGGGGAAAGAGATTGTCCGTTTCCACGCCGTAACCTGGCCCTGTATCCTGATGGCCTTAGGCTTACCACTCCCTAAAAAAGTCTTTGGGCATGGCTGGTGGACCGTGGAAGGGGCCAAGATGTCCAAGTCCAAGGGGAATGTGGTTGACCCGATCGCCCTGGCGGAGAAATATGGAGTCGATGTTGTCCGTTATTTCATCCTGAGGGAAGTCGCCTTTGGCGCCGACGGCGACTTTTCCTACGATTCACTGGTCAATCGCTATAATGCCGACCTGGCCAACGATCTAGGGAATTTACTAAGCCGAACTTTAACGATGATCGAAAAGTATTTTGAGGGAAAAGTTCCGACCATGGCAGGGAGTGGGGATGACTTGACCCAGGAATTGGCCAAATTGACGGAAAAGACCCCAGCCTTGGTTGACCAGGCGATGAACGAACTCGCTTTTTCTGATGCGTTGGCAGCGATCTGGCAGTTGATCAGCCAAGCGAACGTCTATATTGAGAAACAAGCCCCTTGGGGTTTAGCAAAAAGAGGGGAAATTGAAAAATTAGCCCAGGTTATGGCGACCCTGTTTAATGTCTTAAAAACAACTGCCGAACTTTTGTCACCTTTTATGCCGGCTACCTCCGGTAAGATCAAGAGCCAATTAAACCTTGGCGGCGATAAAGTCGCTAAAGGTGAGGTTCTTTTCCCCAGGCTACAGAAGTAG